In Caldisericia bacterium, the following proteins share a genomic window:
- a CDS encoding VOC family protein, whose protein sequence is MKEKLFEEIIQIAIVVEDLENSLKIFNDEYGIGPWKIYKIDKETTVEMKRNDEYREFEYIVAMCEMGSVELELVQPIDENSVYYEFLKNHGPGLHHIGFKIKDFNKVNEFFNQRGIKPHQSGIWSGKFFAHMKTEKDLNFVLEIFNKTENYKKPEPIKIYS, encoded by the coding sequence ATGAAAGAAAAACTTTTTGAAGAAATTATTCAAATCGCAATTGTTGTTGAAGATTTAGAAAACTCATTAAAAATTTTTAATGATGAGTATGGAATTGGACCTTGGAAAATTTATAAGATTGATAAAGAAACAACAGTTGAAATGAAAAGAAATGATGAATATAGAGAATTTGAATATATTGTTGCAATGTGTGAAATGGGATCAGTTGAACTTGAATTAGTTCAACCAATTGATGAAAATAGTGTTTATTATGAATTTTTAAAAAATCATGGTCCTGGACTTCATCATATTGGTTTTAAAATAAAAGATTTCAATAAAGTTAATGAATTTTTTAATCAAAGGGGTATAAAACCACATCAAAGTGGAATTTGGAGTGGAAAATTTTTTGCACATATGAAAACAGAAAAGGACCTTAATTTTGTACTTGAGATTTTCAATAAAACTGAAAATTATAAAAAACCAGAACCAATAAAAATTTATTCATAA
- a CDS encoding nucleoside 2-deoxyribosyltransferase, which translates to MKIYFAFSIRGGTRNDNLIKDIYNFLKEKGHSITTEFNLIPTYSESLFSDNDIFKRDIEALLNSDLLLADVNSPSLGVGFEIAFALCNKKRVIAFLEEGKILSAMINGNPEIILIRYKDLKDLKEKLNKYF; encoded by the coding sequence ATGAAGATATACTTTGCTTTCTCAATTAGGGGTGGTACAAGAAATGATAATTTAATAAAAGATATTTATAATTTTTTAAAAGAAAAAGGCCATTCAATTACAACAGAATTTAATTTAATTCCTACTTATTCAGAAAGCCTTTTCTCTGATAATGATATTTTTAAAAGAGATATTGAGGCTCTTTTAAATTCAGATCTTCTTCTCGCAGATGTAAATTCTCCATCTCTTGGAGTTGGTTTTGAAATTGCTTTTGCACTTTGTAACAAAAAAAGAGTAATTGCTTTTTTAGAAGAAGGTAAAATTCTTTCTGCAATGATAAATGGAAACCCAGAAATTATATTGATAAGATACAAAGATTTAAAAGATCTAAAAGAAAAATTAAATAAATATTTTTAA
- a CDS encoding universal stress protein, whose product MNKLFEKILVSLEPSEEWKIFLSYLTKCFKDSKFYILSVIDTTKFIGRGIKLYEDYLTELIEKSLKDYEELLNEKKVDFEIVLRKGRVKDSVFDEVKEKGIDLLVIGSHSAVGVKRLKLGGIAKDILINSHIPVLVMNALVEPSLKPKILNPTTGSQYSYEATIFSLKYAKNFNGNLTVLFLIKDEKIIENYMERVKIESEKLSIDVNFKIFEKDPLESILESTKEHDLIIGSRGYKGFKYKLRNIIKEFSLDYIVRSTITLSEKPILLICD is encoded by the coding sequence ATGAATAAATTATTTGAAAAAATATTAGTATCACTTGAACCATCAGAAGAGTGGAAGATTTTTCTTTCATATCTTACAAAATGTTTTAAAGACTCAAAATTTTACATTCTCTCAGTTATTGATACAACAAAGTTTATTGGTAGAGGAATAAAACTATATGAAGATTATTTGACAGAATTAATTGAAAAATCTTTAAAAGATTATGAAGAGTTATTAAATGAAAAAAAAGTTGATTTTGAGATAGTTTTAAGAAAAGGAAGAGTTAAAGATTCAGTATTTGATGAAGTAAAAGAAAAGGGAATAGATTTGCTTGTTATTGGAAGTCACTCTGCAGTTGGAGTTAAAAGATTAAAACTTGGAGGTATTGCAAAAGATATATTAATAAACTCTCACATTCCAGTTTTAGTAATGAATGCACTTGTTGAACCCTCTCTTAAACCTAAAATTTTAAATCCTACAACTGGAAGTCAATATTCATATGAAGCAACAATTTTTTCATTGAAATATGCAAAAAATTTTAATGGAAATTTAACAGTTCTATTTTTAATAAAAGATGAAAAAATAATAGAAAATTATATGGAAAGAGTAAAAATTGAAAGTGAAAAACTCTCTATTGATGTTAATTTTAAGATATTTGAAAAAGATCCTCTTGAATCAATTTTGGAAAGCACAAAAGAGCATGATTTAATAATAGGCAGTAGAGGATATAAAGGTTTTAAATATAAATTAAGAAACATTATTAAAGAATTTTCACTTGATTATATTGTAAGAAGCACAATAACTTTATCAGAAAAACCGATTCTTCTTATCTGCGATTAG
- a CDS encoding SLC13 family permease → MKNEIISILIFILSYLLIIFDILPRTIIVFFSASILVLLKILTPNEALSFVNWDAITLLFGMFTLVITLKEVNFFKIVGNRVVRIFGKNLILLFISLSLLTAFLSAFMDSITVMMFISSLTIEISKILGFNPVPFILIEIVSSNIGGSSTMVGDPPNVIIGTSLGFSFIDFLKNVAPISIIVLIFNIIYFLFIFKNDLKIKIKKEVEIKRIEIKDKYSFFVSIFVFLLTVSLLVFHKTINISVGVIGLIGASLALFLNGNRFRNIWEKIDWDTLLFFIGLFIIVGSLEKVGFLSQITNFMIKIFKNPKILPSELLFFSGILSSVVDNVPLAFSMVPIIKNMSVLKGIPIGVLAWGLSLGTDLGGNGTPIGASANVVALSILEKSGIRVSWGYYLKKVFLGTILSLILSGLLLILFHRF, encoded by the coding sequence ATGAAAAACGAAATTATTTCAATTTTAATTTTTATTTTATCTTATCTTTTGATAATTTTTGATATTTTACCAAGAACAATAATAGTTTTTTTCTCCGCTTCCATTTTAGTTTTATTAAAAATTTTAACTCCAAATGAAGCTCTATCTTTTGTAAATTGGGATGCAATAACACTACTTTTTGGTATGTTTACTCTTGTTATTACTTTAAAAGAGGTTAACTTTTTTAAAATTGTTGGAAATAGAGTTGTAAGAATTTTTGGTAAAAATTTAATTTTATTATTCATCTCTCTTTCACTTTTAACTGCTTTTCTATCTGCATTTATGGATAGTATAACTGTTATGATGTTTATATCTTCTTTAACAATAGAAATATCCAAAATTTTAGGTTTTAATCCAGTTCCATTTATATTAATTGAAATCGTTTCATCAAATATTGGAGGAAGCTCTACAATGGTTGGAGACCCGCCAAATGTTATAATTGGTACATCTCTTGGTTTTTCTTTTATAGACTTTTTAAAAAATGTAGCACCTATTTCAATTATTGTTCTTATTTTTAATATTATTTATTTTTTGTTTATTTTTAAAAATGATTTAAAGATAAAAATAAAAAAAGAGGTTGAGATAAAAAGAATTGAAATTAAAGATAAATATAGTTTTTTTGTTTCAATCTTTGTTTTTCTATTAACTGTATCACTTCTTGTTTTTCATAAAACTATAAATATTTCTGTTGGAGTAATAGGGTTAATCGGAGCCTCTTTAGCTTTGTTTTTAAATGGAAATAGATTTAGAAATATATGGGAAAAAATTGATTGGGATACTCTTTTGTTTTTCATTGGATTATTTATAATAGTTGGTTCTCTTGAAAAAGTTGGATTTTTATCTCAAATTACTAATTTTATGATTAAGATTTTTAAAAATCCTAAAATTTTACCAAGTGAACTTCTTTTCTTTTCAGGCATTTTATCAAGTGTGGTTGATAATGTTCCACTTGCCTTTTCAATGGTCCCTATTATTAAAAATATGAGTGTATTAAAGGGAATACCAATTGGAGTACTTGCATGGGGACTTTCTCTTGGAACTGACCTTGGTGGTAATGGAACTCCAATTGGTGCATCAGCAAATGTTGTTGCTTTGTCTATTCTTGAAAAAAGTGGAATAAGAGTTTCTTGGGGTTATTATCTTAAAAAAGTTTTTTTGGGTACAATTTTATCTCTTATTCTTTCAGGATTGCTACTTATTCTATTTCACAGGTTCTAA
- a CDS encoding glycosyltransferase family 39 protein, giving the protein MKLILDKKRVFFLLIVAFLITNFLIFIPKFIYGDEAWSAKVSSLGLISAILNSLNDFHPPLYHILLSLFLYIFPHNEILLRIISLVFGILTIYIILFKLNEFIGEDESKYLGILITVSPFFLYISTLVRMYSLALFLSSLSILFFFNLLKGERVYKIHFVISNILMMLTHHLTIPLFFIESLYFLIKKRWSSFITSIICGIIYLPFSYIFFIQLKRRFELSRGWGNITFESFLSDFFSYLFLNSKEVFIFIIFILVFIIILGLIKFKNEFKIFLIFYFFTYFIMFFSITKIFGSLYFHYISFIIIPSYYLLIEGAFFFKKYKEKVLIFLIILFYIFVPFSLIKGHPEIPQIKNLLDGKKVIFLNKYEMYRYTFNITGEFKYILDLPLNNFMFDTSKKIEFALNFLEKEEKPTIFVYSQVGSDLLSLYDPKGKIKKYLDENSSSKIIFGIYSDLTLFIYFLEPVK; this is encoded by the coding sequence ATGAAATTAATTTTGGATAAAAAGAGGGTATTTTTCTTATTAATTGTTGCTTTTTTAATAACAAACTTTTTAATTTTTATTCCTAAATTTATTTATGGAGATGAAGCATGGTCTGCAAAAGTATCTTCATTAGGATTAATATCAGCAATTCTAAATTCTCTAAATGATTTTCACCCTCCTCTATATCACATTTTATTATCTTTATTTCTTTATATATTTCCTCATAATGAAATCTTATTAAGAATAATATCTTTAGTTTTTGGTATATTAACAATTTATATAATTCTATTTAAATTAAATGAATTTATAGGAGAGGATGAATCAAAATATCTTGGTATTTTAATTACTGTATCTCCATTTTTTCTTTACATATCAACTCTTGTAAGAATGTATTCACTTGCATTGTTTCTCTCTTCACTCTCAATTTTATTCTTTTTTAATCTTTTAAAAGGAGAGAGAGTTTATAAAATTCATTTTGTTATATCAAATATTTTAATGATGCTTACTCATCACCTAACTATTCCACTCTTTTTTATTGAAAGTTTATATTTTCTAATAAAGAAAAGGTGGTCTTCTTTTATTACTTCTATAATTTGTGGAATAATATATTTACCATTTTCATACATATTTTTTATTCAACTAAAAAGAAGATTTGAGCTTTCGAGAGGATGGGGCAATATAACCTTTGAATCTTTTTTATCTGATTTTTTCTCTTATCTATTCTTAAATTCAAAAGAAGTGTTTATTTTTATAATTTTTATTCTTGTTTTTATAATAATCTTAGGATTAATAAAATTTAAAAATGAATTTAAAATTTTTCTGATTTTTTACTTTTTTACATATTTTATAATGTTTTTTTCTATAACAAAAATTTTTGGTTCTCTTTATTTTCATTACATATCATTTATTATCATTCCATCTTATTATTTGTTAATAGAGGGGGCTTTTTTCTTTAAAAAATATAAAGAAAAAGTTTTAATTTTTTTAATAATTTTGTTTTATATATTTGTTCCTTTTAGTTTAATCAAAGGTCATCCAGAAATACCTCAAATAAAAAATTTATTAGATGGAAAAAAAGTTATTTTTTTAAACAAATATGAAATGTATAGATATACATTTAATATCACTGGAGAATTTAAGTATATTTTAGATCTTCCATTAAATAATTTCATGTTTGATACATCAAAAAAAATAGAATTTGCATTAAATTTTTTAGAAAAAGAAGAAAAACCAACAATTTTTGTCTATTCTCAAGTTGGAAGTGATCTATTAAGTTTATATGATCCAAAAGGAAAAATTAAAAAATATCTTGATGAAAATAGTTCATCAAAAATTATCTTTGGCATTTATTCAGATTTAACTCTTTTTATTTATTTTTTAGAACCTGTGAAATAG
- a CDS encoding OsmC family protein, with the protein MKDITFEASVELKEGLTFEAKTRNFSFIIDEPENLGGKNLGPNPVEYLLFALGGCLGIVIQVVAKEMNLKIDKIKINLRGELNPLRFMGKDFSERAGYKKITVEVDIKSEESKEKLHELIKKVEERCPISDNIRNVTPVEIVLK; encoded by the coding sequence ATGAAAGATATAACATTTGAAGCAAGCGTTGAATTAAAAGAAGGTTTAACATTTGAAGCTAAAACAAGAAACTTTTCGTTTATAATAGATGAACCAGAAAATCTTGGAGGTAAAAATTTAGGACCAAATCCAGTAGAATATCTCTTATTTGCACTTGGTGGTTGTCTCGGAATTGTAATTCAAGTTGTTGCAAAAGAGATGAACTTGAAGATTGATAAAATAAAAATAAATTTAAGAGGAGAACTTAATCCTTTAAGATTTATGGGTAAAGACTTTTCAGAAAGAGCAGGTTATAAAAAGATAACTGTTGAAGTTGATATAAAATCAGAAGAATCAAAAGAAAAACTTCATGAACTAATTAAAAAAGTAGAAGAGAGATGTCCTATCTCAGATAATATAAGAAATGTAACACCTGTTGAGATTGTTTTAAAATAA